The following coding sequences lie in one Arachis hypogaea cultivar Tifrunner chromosome 4, arahy.Tifrunner.gnm2.J5K5, whole genome shotgun sequence genomic window:
- the LOC112796967 gene encoding uncharacterized protein: MNFRSLEEFWAFYMTQHSKPSTRRWHFVGTLLSIFFLLCSFLFSWWFLFFVPFSGYGCAWYSHFFVEGNVPATFGHPFWSLLCDYKMFGLMITGQMDREIKRLGKRPVLQVF; encoded by the coding sequence ATGAATTTCAGGAGCTTGGAAGAGTTCTGGGCTTTTTACATGACCCAACATTCAAAGCCATCAACTAGGCGCTGGCACTTTGTGGGGACCCTCTTGAGCATCTTTTTCTTGCTCTGTTCATTTCTATTCAGCTGGTGGTTCTTGTTCTTTGTGCCTTTCTCAGGGTATGGATGTGCATGGTACAGTCACTTCTTTGTTGAAGGCAATGTTCCAGCCACTTTTGGTCACCCATTTTGGTCACTACTTTGTGATTACAAGATGTTTGGTTTAATGATTACTGGTCAAATGGATAGAGAGATCAAGAGGCTTGGTAAAAGGCCTGTGCTTCAGGTCTTTTGA
- the LOC112794334 gene encoding uncharacterized protein isoform X1: MACVCDRVQRFVHGVCVSVSCLCRLPSALGPCALLLSEVFSTVSPAQASSFRRGEGPRLESLCRTLPNLRPRLCSISLQSKFLHILTVVLEVMDDSDSSIKELALSMLVEMLKNQKDAMKSSVEIVIEKLLNVTKDRVLKSQMKQSTVFVTGNANGTVFVTGSSDNLARVWNACKPSVDDTEQPNHEIDVLSGMKMM, encoded by the exons ATGGCGTGTGTCTGCGATCGAGTGCAACGGTTTGTCCACGGCGTGTGTGTCTCTGTCTCCTGCCTCTGTCGCCTTCCCTCTGCGCTGGGCCCTTGTGCATTGTTGTTGTCAGAGGTCTTCTCTACGGTTTCTCCGGCCCAGGCGTCTTCGTTCCGTCGCGGTGAAGGCCCTCGCCTGGAGTCATTGTGTCGCACCTTGCCGAACCTCCGACCACGCCTCTGCTCCATCTCCCTGCAGTCGAAGTTTCTGCAT ATTCTAACAGTTGTGCTTGAGGTGATGGATGATTCAGATTCCTCAATCAAAGAGCTTGCTCTTTCAATGCTTGTTGAAATGCTTAAAAATCAG AAAGATGCCATGAAAAGTTCAGTCGAAATTGTTATTGAAAAGCTGCTTAATGTAACAAAGGATAGAGTTCTTAAG TCTCAAATGAAGCAGAGCACTGTCTTTGTCACTGGTAATGCTAATGGGACTGTCTTTGTCACTGGAAGCTCTGATAATCTTGCTAGG GTCTGGAATGCTTGTAAACCAAGTGTGGATGATACTGAACAGCCAAATCACGAGATAGATGTGTTATCTGGCATGAAAATGATGTAA
- the LOC112794334 gene encoding uncharacterized protein isoform X2 produces the protein MACVCDRVQRFVHGVCVSVSCLCRLPSALGPCALLLSEVFSTVSPAQASSFRRGEGPRLESLCRTLPNLRPRLCSISLQSKFLHILTVVLEVMDDSDSSIKELALSMLVEMLKNQSQMKQSTVFVTGNANGTVFVTGSSDNLARVWNACKPSVDDTEQPNHEIDVLSGMKMM, from the exons ATGGCGTGTGTCTGCGATCGAGTGCAACGGTTTGTCCACGGCGTGTGTGTCTCTGTCTCCTGCCTCTGTCGCCTTCCCTCTGCGCTGGGCCCTTGTGCATTGTTGTTGTCAGAGGTCTTCTCTACGGTTTCTCCGGCCCAGGCGTCTTCGTTCCGTCGCGGTGAAGGCCCTCGCCTGGAGTCATTGTGTCGCACCTTGCCGAACCTCCGACCACGCCTCTGCTCCATCTCCCTGCAGTCGAAGTTTCTGCAT ATTCTAACAGTTGTGCTTGAGGTGATGGATGATTCAGATTCCTCAATCAAAGAGCTTGCTCTTTCAATGCTTGTTGAAATGCTTAAAAATCAG TCTCAAATGAAGCAGAGCACTGTCTTTGTCACTGGTAATGCTAATGGGACTGTCTTTGTCACTGGAAGCTCTGATAATCTTGCTAGG GTCTGGAATGCTTGTAAACCAAGTGTGGATGATACTGAACAGCCAAATCACGAGATAGATGTGTTATCTGGCATGAAAATGATGTAA
- the LOC112794334 gene encoding uncharacterized protein isoform X3: MACVCDRVQRFVHGVCVSVSCLCRLPSALGPCALLLSEVFSTVSPAQASSFRRGEGPRLESLCRTLPNLRPRLCSISLQSKFLHILTVVLEVMDDSDSSIKELALSMLVEMLKNQKDAMKSSVEIVIEKLLNVTKDRVLKVWNACKPSVDDTEQPNHEIDVLSGMKMM, translated from the exons ATGGCGTGTGTCTGCGATCGAGTGCAACGGTTTGTCCACGGCGTGTGTGTCTCTGTCTCCTGCCTCTGTCGCCTTCCCTCTGCGCTGGGCCCTTGTGCATTGTTGTTGTCAGAGGTCTTCTCTACGGTTTCTCCGGCCCAGGCGTCTTCGTTCCGTCGCGGTGAAGGCCCTCGCCTGGAGTCATTGTGTCGCACCTTGCCGAACCTCCGACCACGCCTCTGCTCCATCTCCCTGCAGTCGAAGTTTCTGCAT ATTCTAACAGTTGTGCTTGAGGTGATGGATGATTCAGATTCCTCAATCAAAGAGCTTGCTCTTTCAATGCTTGTTGAAATGCTTAAAAATCAG AAAGATGCCATGAAAAGTTCAGTCGAAATTGTTATTGAAAAGCTGCTTAATGTAACAAAGGATAGAGTTCTTAAG GTCTGGAATGCTTGTAAACCAAGTGTGGATGATACTGAACAGCCAAATCACGAGATAGATGTGTTATCTGGCATGAAAATGATGTAA